TGCGGTGCGCGGCCTCAGGGTCCTCCACCACCTCCAGCAGGGCGGCGGCCAGGGCCGGGGGGTCGGCCGGCGGCACGAGCTTCCCGGTCACACCGTCCTCAACGATCTCCCGGTTCCCTCCGACGTCGGTCGCCACGACCGGTCGTCCCGCGGCCATCGACTCCCGAACCGCCCCTGAGAGTCCCTCGCCGGCGCGCGACGCGTTGACGGAGACGTCGAAGGCACTGAGGACCGACGGAACGTCGTCCCGGTGCCCCGCCAGCACGAAGCTCCGCTCGACGCCGGCCGCGCGCACGAGCTCCTCCATCCGGTCGTCGTCCGTCCTCTTTCCGACAACGGCGAAGACGACATCGTCTCTGCTCTCGAGGACGATGCGTGCAGCATCGACGAACGTGTCGTGTCCCTTCCAGCTGTGATAGCGGTTCGCGAGCTTCCCGACGAGCACGTCGTTCCCTGCAACGCCGAAGGCCCGCCTCACGTCTTTCCCGTCGGCCCGCTGGAAGACCGCGGGATCGGTCCCGCTGTAGACGACGTCGATCCTCTCAGGGTCCACGCCGTATCGGACGAGCACGTCCCGGATCGCCTCGGACACGGCTATCACCCGGGTCACGGCCTTCGCGGTGTACTTGAGACGGCTGCCGGCGTTGTCGCGCGGCGTGAACGAGACCCTGCGGGTCAGCACGAAGGGACGGCCGGTCAGCGCCGCCGCCGCGAGCCCGATCGAGTGCGCGTGCGCCGCGTGGGCGTTGACGATGTCGATGCCGCGACCGAGGACGACTCCGGCCAGTCGACCGATGGCCGCCGGGTTGAGTTCGGAACGCGTCTCGATGCCGACGAGCGGGAGACCTGCCGCTCGCGCCCGCTTCCAGAGCTCGTTCCCGGGGTCCGTCGCGATGTGGGCCTCGTGGCCGCGTGAGACCAGCCCCTTCGCAAGCTCGATCAGCTGAACCGAGCCTCCACCCCACGACGGGCACTCCTGGACGTGGAGGACCTTCATGCCCGACTCCCGCTCTCAAGCCGATCGAGCACGGCCTCGTAAACGCGGTCGACCGATATCCTGTCGAGACAGCGGAAGGTGTCGTGAAGACACGAGGTGGAATCGCACGGCCGGCAGTCGACATCGGCGGCGGCGATGTCCGTGTGTCGGGGGTCCTGAAGATGCCAGCGTTCGACGGGCGTCGGCCCGTGGATGAAGACGCCCTCCGTCCCGACGGCCGACGTCAGATGAAGCGGTCCGCTGTTGTTCGTCACGGCGAGGTCGGCCGCCTCGATGACGGCCGCCAGAACGCGAACGTTCGGCGGTTCGAGCACGGTCGGCGACTCGATGCCTTCTCGTTCGTACCAGTCCCGGATGGCCGCGAGAACCTCCGCGTCAGCAGGTCCGGCCAGATAGAAGACGGAGACACCCTCTTCGCGCAGTCTGGCGCCCAGCTCGGCGAACCGCTCCGGATACCATCGGCGGATCGGCCAGTTCGCGCCGGGATGGATGACGACGACGGGACGGTCCGGCGAATCCCCGAGGAGTTCGCTCGCGTCGCTCCGCTCCTCATCGGTCAGGAACATCTCCAGCTGATCGCCCGCGGGCTCGGCGCCGACGAGGCCGGCGACGGTCAGGTGTTTGGTGACCTCGCTCATGGAGGGCTCGAATGGTGCCTTGTGGGTCAGGAGCAGACCACGGCCCTCGCTGCTGAGGCCTGCGCGGGTCGGCACTCCGGCGAGGAACG
This genomic stretch from Candidatus Effluviviaceae Genus V sp. harbors:
- a CDS encoding glycosyltransferase, which codes for MKVLHVQECPSWGGGSVQLIELAKGLVSRGHEAHIATDPGNELWKRARAAGLPLVGIETRSELNPAAIGRLAGVVLGRGIDIVNAHAAHAHSIGLAAAALTGRPFVLTRRVSFTPRDNAGSRLKYTAKAVTRVIAVSEAIRDVLVRYGVDPERIDVVYSGTDPAVFQRADGKDVRRAFGVAGNDVLVGKLANRYHSWKGHDTFVDAARIVLESRDDVVFAVVGKRTDDDRMEELVRAAGVERSFVLAGHRDDVPSVLSAFDVSVNASRAGEGLSGAVRESMAAGRPVVATDVGGNREIVEDGVTGKLVPPADPPALAAALLEVVEDPEAAHRMGAAAAELVRRRFTVDHMVERTIEVYGRALGRD